Proteins found in one Zea mays cultivar B73 chromosome 1, Zm-B73-REFERENCE-NAM-5.0, whole genome shotgun sequence genomic segment:
- the LOC109939171 gene encoding uncharacterized protein: MGESSKELLDLPSDPRPPASFIESLLAGREQQQQDKEGKRKLGASTDPLPKSQVIGKVKDFLGEIARANQKLQLDAQNKPPVEYDIEALTGNEEEYIEMDLLLGVADLHSEQAVEAAEATINGRQTSEMSFACSSSDSEDDSDDSDEDADDKPLTSDKDNKCKSPDDAEMGPAKGKKPNKRQKIVVLN; the protein is encoded by the exons ATGGGAGAGTCGAGCAAGGAGCTCCTGGACCTGCCCTCCGACCCCAGGCCTCCCGCCTCCTTCAtcg AGTCGCTTCTCGCTGGCagggagcagcagcagcaggataAGGAGGGAAAGCGTAAGTTGGGGGCGTCCACTGATCCCCTGCCCAAAAGCCAAG TTATCGGGAAAGTGAAGGATTTCTTGGGGGAGATTGCAAGGGCCAACCAGAAGTTGCAGCTTGATGCACAG AACAAGCCTCCTGTGGAGTACGATATTGAAGCCCTTACTGGGAACGAGGAGGAATACATTGAGATG GATCTGCTTCTAGGTGTCGCTGATCTTCATTCAGAGCAGGCTGTGGAGGCAGCTGAAGCAACAATAAACGGCCGCCAGACTTCAGAAATGTCATTTGCTTGCAGCTCATCTGACTCGGAAGATGATAGTGATGACAGCGATGAAGATGCTGATGACAAACCTCTCACGTCTGACAAAGATAATAAATGTAAAAGTCCTGATGATGCGGAGATGGGTCCAGcgaaaggaaagaagcccaataAAAGACAGAAAATTGTTGTTCTCAACTAG
- the LOC103631682 gene encoding uncharacterized protein produces the protein MAVARHGGRGTALLLRARWQPAGSGARCIHEGPDTIEELLDRHLVKKPAAGPDEESAEARRRLTSSRREALALYRDILRAARLFAWTDDRGVPWREVLRANARREFEDARGERDPEVVARLLIGGRDAVQQALDRLADASRRAIETEEAKRRGGA, from the coding sequence ATGGCCGTAGCCAGACATGGCGGCCGCGGCACCGCGCTCCTCCTGCGGGCCCGTTGGCAGCCCGCCGGCTCGGGGGCGCGGTGCATCCACGAGGGCCCGGACACCATCGAGGAGCTGCTGGACCGGCACCTCGTGAAGAAGCCCGCGGCGGGCCCGGACGAGGAGTCGGCGGAGGCGCGGCGGCGGCTGACGAGCTCCCGGCGGGAGGCGCTGGCCCTGTACCGGGACATCCTCCGGGCGGCGCGGCTCTTCGCGTGGACCGACGACCGCGGGGTGCCGTGGCGGGAGGTGCTGCGCGCCAACGCCAGGCGCGAGTTCGAGGATGCCCGCGGGGAGCGCGACCCGGAGGTGGTGGCGCGCCTCCTCATCGGCGGCCGCGACGCCGTGCAACAGGCGCTCGACCGCCTTGCCGACGCCTCACGCCGCGCGATCGAGACCGAGGAGGCCAAGCGCCGTGGCGGAGCGTAG